One window of Triticum dicoccoides isolate Atlit2015 ecotype Zavitan chromosome 5A, WEW_v2.0, whole genome shotgun sequence genomic DNA carries:
- the LOC119297628 gene encoding uncharacterized protein LOC119297628, with protein MKIGKTTEILKKAAAVCKSKTARLLILTSLQRRRMISGPMVSKKIHALTLADRQRVDYRKAFAHGTIEKRLVIVQGGDFAANQSHQLEMLAQDDGHGGCQADWSLHPLFNDDHVNCCYSGDDDDADVPLDVCDQDDDDELLVLDMIRSKREAEGLEFNMEEEIDQAADMFIKRFRQRLKNGF; from the coding sequence ATGAAGATCGGGAAGACTACggagatcttgaagaaggcggcggcggtgtGCAAGAGCAAGACCGCCAGGCTCCTCATCCTGACCTCGCTTCAGCGCCGCAGGATGATCTCGGGCCCCATGGTCTCTAAGAAGATCCACGCACTTACTCTGGCCGACCGGCAGAGAGTGGACTATCGCAAGGCTTTTGCGCACGGCACAATCGAGAAGAGACTAGTCATCGTCCAGGGCGGTGACTTTGCAGCCAATCAGTCTCATCAGTTGGAGATGTTGGCTCAAGATGATGGTCATGGTGGCTGCCAAGCTGACTGGTCACTACATCCCCTCTTCAACGACGATCATGTCAACTGCTGTTacagtggtgatgatgatgatgcggatgTGCCACTGGATGTGTGCGATCAAGACGACGATGATGAGCTGTTGGTCCTGGATATGATCAGGAGCAAGAGAGAGGCTGAGGGGTTGGAGTTCAACATGGAGGAAGAGATTGACCAGGCTGCCGATATGTTCATCAAGAGGTTCCGGCAACGGCTGAAGAATGGGTTCTAG